The Betta splendens chromosome 4, fBetSpl5.4, whole genome shotgun sequence genome contains a region encoding:
- the opa1 gene encoding dynamin-like 120 kDa protein, mitochondrial isoform X1: MNIIGPVDMACRNLVSTNMGVRFRIPLQKLHPLSRAIHHRYSGNTNPQRPPHRTAARYFTSMSRLPMRPPKPSPGSGRSHQQQRNFWVVRLAARLLKLRYILLGTAVGGGYTAKKTYEEWKDMLPDFSEYNWVIPDFVWELSEQIDLDKLAKALPEMEEIAKLLPDFDKIGENFTFLKSLLSSGVSLGSEVKGAGLHLLLETSGDPSLKATDSSTTATQDDKQYKKGLLGELILIQQQIQRHEEEVRRAATANSVRPPSPEPAPNPPQQKPKSSDKEKIDQLQEELLRTQLKYQRMLERLEKENKELRKVVLQKDDKGIHQRKIKKSLIDLYSEVLDILSDYDANYNTQDHLPRVVVVGDQSAGKTSVLEMIAQARIFPRGSGEMMTRSPVKVTLSEGPHHVALFKDSGREFDLTKEEDLAALRHEIELRMRKSVKEGQTVSSETISLSVKGPGIQRMVLVDLPGVISTVTTGMATDTKETIFSISRAYMQNPNAIILCIQDGSVDAERSIVTDLVSQMDPHGKRTIFVLTKVDLAEKNLASPSRIQQIVEGKLFPMKALGYFAVVTGKGSSGESIDSIKDYEEDFFQSSRLLRDGMLKAHQVTTKNLSLAVSDCFWKMVRESVEQQADVFKASRFNLETEWKNNYPRLRELDRNELFEKAKNEILDEVISLSQVTPQHWESILQKKLWERVSTHVIENIYLPAAQTMDSGTFNTTVDIKLKQWTDKQLPHKALEVAWETLQEEFARFMAEYKGKDQDDIFDKLKEAVKDESIKRHKWNERAMDSLRVIQHNALEDRSITDKPQWDAAIQFMEETLQTRLKDTESVIKDMVGPDWKQRWLNWQNRTPDQHIRNETKNELDRLLKLHDDHTAYLANDEVTTVRKNLEGRGVEVDPVLIKDTWHQLYRRHFLQKALSHCNLCKRGFYYYQRHFVDSELECNDVVLFWRIQRMLVITANTLRQQLTNTEVRRLEKNVKEVLDDFGEDMERKTQLITGRRVQLAEDLKKVREIQEKLEAFIEALHKEK, from the exons ATGAACATCATAGGTCCAGTTGA CATGGCCTGCAGGAACCTAGTCTCCACCAACATGGGAGTGAGATTTCGAATACCACTGCAGAAGCTGCACCCTCTGTCCCGTGCCATCCACCATCGCTACTCTGGAAACACCAATCCTCAGCGACCCCCTCATCGCACGGCGGCTCGTTATTTTACCTCCATGTCACGGTTGCCCATGCGGCCACCCAAGCCTTCTCCTGGTTCAGGGCGtagccaccagcagcagcgcaaCTTTTGGGTGGTTCGCCTTGCGGCTAGGCTGCTAAAGCTCAGATATATTCTGTTGGGAACAGCAGTGGGAGGAGGGTACACAGCTAAAAAG ACATACGAGGAATGGAAAGACATGTTACCAGATTTCAGTGAATATAACTGGGTTATTCCTGACTTTGTCTGGGAACTGAGCGAACAAATTGATCTTG ATAAACTGGCTAAGGCGCTACCAGAGATGGAGGAAATTGCTAAACTGCTACCTGATTTTGACAAGATAGGAGAGAACTTCACCTTCCTCAAAAGCCTCCTCTCATCTG GTGTGAGTTTGGGTAGTGAAGTCAAAGGAGCTGGTCTGCATCTATTGTTAG AAACCTCAGGTGACCCTTCACTGAAAGCCACAGACTCTTCAACTACAGCCACACAAGATGACAAGCAGTACAAAAAG GGTCTACTTGGAGAGCTCATTCTTATTCAGCAGCAGATCCAGCGGCATGAGGAGGAGGTCCGACGCGCCGCTACAGCCAATAGTGTGCGTCCCCCATCACCAGAGCCTGCTCCTAACCCCCCTCAGCAGAAACCCAAG TCCTCAGACAAAGAGAAGATCGACCAGCTTCAAGAGGAATTGCTCCGCACACAG CTTAAATATCAGCGCATGCTGGAGAGACTGGAGAAGGAGAATAAAGAGTTAAGGAAAGTAGTTCTGCAAAAAGACGATAAAGGGATCCACCAAAGGAAAATAAAG AAGTCGCTTATTGACCTGTATTCTGAAGTGCTGGATATCTTATCTGATTATGATGCCAACTACAACACCCAGGACCACCTTCCCAGG GTTGTTGTGGTTGGGGATCAGAGTGCTGGTAAGACAAGTGTGCTGGAGATGATAGCCCAGGCCAGGATCTTTCCTCGGGGCTCTGGAGAAATGATGACACGCTCTCCTGTCAAG gtgaCACTAAGTGAAGGCCCCCATCACGTGGCTTTGTTTAAGGATAGTGGCAGAGAGTTTGACCTCACTAAGGAGGAGGAT CTGGCTGCTTTGAGGCATGAGATTgagctgaggatgaggaagagcgtAAAGGAGGGACAGACAGTCAGCTCTGAG ACAATTTCGTTAAGTGTCAAAGGCCCTGGCATCCAGAGGATGGTGCTTGTTGACTTACCTGGTGTCATCAGT ACGGTGACTACAGGCATGGCCACAGATACTAAGGAGACTATCTTCAGCATCAGTAGAGCCTACATGCAAAATCccaatgcaattattctctgtATTCAGG ATGGCAGTGTGGATGCAGAGAGGAGCATTGTAACTGACTTGGTCAGTCAGATGGACCCCCATGGGAAGAGGACCATCTTTGTCTTGACCAAGGTGGACTTGGCCGAGAAGAATCTGGCCAGCCCCAGCAGA ATCCAACAAATAGTGGAAGGGAAGCTGTTTCCCATGAAAGCTTTGGGCTATTTTGCTGTGGTGACAGGAAAAG GGAGCAGTGGTGAAAGCATAGATTCCATTAAAGACTACGAGGAAGACTTCTTCCAGAGCTCAAGATTACTACG AGATGGCATGTTGAAGGCCCACCAGGTGACCACGAAGAACCTGAGTCTGGCTGTTTCCGATTGCTTCTGGAAGATGGTTCGGGAGTCTGTTGAGCAGCAGGCGGATGTCTTCAAAG CGTCCCGTTTCAACCTAGAGACTGAATGGAAAAACAACTACCCTCGTTTAAGAGAGCTTGATAGG AATGAACTGTTTGAAAAAGCCAAAAATGAAATATTGGATGAAGTCATCAGTTTAAGTCAAGTCACCCCTCAACACTG GGAGTCCATCTTACAAAAGAAACTCTGGGAACGAGTTTCCACACATGTAATTGAAAACATTTACCTGCCTGCTGCCCAAACTATGGACTCTGGAACCTTTAACACCACTGTAGACATCAAGCTCAAGCAGTGGACCGACAAGCAGCTTCCACACAAGGCACTGGAG GTTGCCTGGGAGACCCTGCAAGAGGAGTTTGCCCGCTTCATGGCTGAATACAAAGGCAAAGACCAGGACGACATTTTTGACAAGCTGAAGGAGGCTGTGAAGGATGAGAGCATCAAGAGGCACAAATGGAATGAGAGGGCCATGGACAGCctg cGTGTAATTCAGCATAATGCCCTAGAAGACCGTTCCATTACAGACAAGCCCCAGTGGGATGCAGCAATCCAGTTCATGGAGGAAACTCTGCAGACACGCCTCAAAGACA CTGAGTCTGTAATCAAAGACATGGTGGGTCCAGACTGGAAGCAGAGGTGGCTGAACTGGCAGAATCGCACACCAGATCAG CATATTcgcaatgaaacaaaaaacgAGCTGGACCGTTTGCTGAAGCTGCACGATGACCACACTGCATACTTGGCCAATGATGAGGTCACCACAGTTAGAAAGAACTTGGAGGGACGAGGGGTTGAAGTTGACCCCGTTCTG ATCAAGGACACGTGGCATCAGCTGTATCGACGACACTTCCTGCAAAAGGCACTGTCCCACTGTAACCTCTGCAAGAGAGGATTTTACTATTACCAGAGACACTTTGTTGACTCTGAA TTGGAGTGCAATGATGTGGTACTGTTCTGGAGGATCCAGAGGATGCTGGTCATCACCGCCAACACACTCCGGCAGCAGCTCACCAACACTGAGG TGCGTCGGTTAGAGAAAAACGTGAAGGAGGTTTTGGATGACTTTGGAGAGGATATGGAGAGGAAGACCCAGCTCATCACCGGCCGCCGAGTTCAGCTGGCTGAAGATCTCA AGAAAGTTCGTGAGATCCAGGAGAAACTTGAAGCCTTCATAGAAGCTCTTCACAAGGAGAAATGA
- the opa1 gene encoding dynamin-like 120 kDa protein, mitochondrial isoform X5: MACRNLVSTNMGVRFRIPLQKLHPLSRAIHHRYSGNTNPQRPPHRTAARYFTSMSRLPMRPPKPSPGSGRSHQQQRNFWVVRLAARLLKLRYILLGTAVGGGYTAKKTYEEWKDMLPDFSEYNWVIPDFVWELSEQIDLDKLAKALPEMEEIAKLLPDFDKIGENFTFLKSLLSSGVSLGSEVKGAGLHLLLETSGDPSLKATDSSTTATQDDKQYKKSSDKEKIDQLQEELLRTQLKYQRMLERLEKENKELRKVVLQKDDKGIHQRKIKKSLIDLYSEVLDILSDYDANYNTQDHLPRVVVVGDQSAGKTSVLEMIAQARIFPRGSGEMMTRSPVKVTLSEGPHHVALFKDSGREFDLTKEEDLAALRHEIELRMRKSVKEGQTVSSETISLSVKGPGIQRMVLVDLPGVISTVTTGMATDTKETIFSISRAYMQNPNAIILCIQDGSVDAERSIVTDLVSQMDPHGKRTIFVLTKVDLAEKNLASPSRIQQIVEGKLFPMKALGYFAVVTGKGSSGESIDSIKDYEEDFFQSSRLLRDGMLKAHQVTTKNLSLAVSDCFWKMVRESVEQQADVFKASRFNLETEWKNNYPRLRELDRNELFEKAKNEILDEVISLSQVTPQHWESILQKKLWERVSTHVIENIYLPAAQTMDSGTFNTTVDIKLKQWTDKQLPHKALEVAWETLQEEFARFMAEYKGKDQDDIFDKLKEAVKDESIKRHKWNERAMDSLRVIQHNALEDRSITDKPQWDAAIQFMEETLQTRLKDTESVIKDMVGPDWKQRWLNWQNRTPDQHIRNETKNELDRLLKLHDDHTAYLANDEVTTVRKNLEGRGVEVDPVLIKDTWHQLYRRHFLQKALSHCNLCKRGFYYYQRHFVDSELECNDVVLFWRIQRMLVITANTLRQQLTNTEVRRLEKNVKEVLDDFGEDMERKTQLITGRRVQLAEDLKKVREIQEKLEAFIEALHKEK, encoded by the exons ATGGCCTGCAGGAACCTAGTCTCCACCAACATGGGAGTGAGATTTCGAATACCACTGCAGAAGCTGCACCCTCTGTCCCGTGCCATCCACCATCGCTACTCTGGAAACACCAATCCTCAGCGACCCCCTCATCGCACGGCGGCTCGTTATTTTACCTCCATGTCACGGTTGCCCATGCGGCCACCCAAGCCTTCTCCTGGTTCAGGGCGtagccaccagcagcagcgcaaCTTTTGGGTGGTTCGCCTTGCGGCTAGGCTGCTAAAGCTCAGATATATTCTGTTGGGAACAGCAGTGGGAGGAGGGTACACAGCTAAAAAG ACATACGAGGAATGGAAAGACATGTTACCAGATTTCAGTGAATATAACTGGGTTATTCCTGACTTTGTCTGGGAACTGAGCGAACAAATTGATCTTG ATAAACTGGCTAAGGCGCTACCAGAGATGGAGGAAATTGCTAAACTGCTACCTGATTTTGACAAGATAGGAGAGAACTTCACCTTCCTCAAAAGCCTCCTCTCATCTG GTGTGAGTTTGGGTAGTGAAGTCAAAGGAGCTGGTCTGCATCTATTGTTAG AAACCTCAGGTGACCCTTCACTGAAAGCCACAGACTCTTCAACTACAGCCACACAAGATGACAAGCAGTACAAAAAG TCCTCAGACAAAGAGAAGATCGACCAGCTTCAAGAGGAATTGCTCCGCACACAG CTTAAATATCAGCGCATGCTGGAGAGACTGGAGAAGGAGAATAAAGAGTTAAGGAAAGTAGTTCTGCAAAAAGACGATAAAGGGATCCACCAAAGGAAAATAAAG AAGTCGCTTATTGACCTGTATTCTGAAGTGCTGGATATCTTATCTGATTATGATGCCAACTACAACACCCAGGACCACCTTCCCAGG GTTGTTGTGGTTGGGGATCAGAGTGCTGGTAAGACAAGTGTGCTGGAGATGATAGCCCAGGCCAGGATCTTTCCTCGGGGCTCTGGAGAAATGATGACACGCTCTCCTGTCAAG gtgaCACTAAGTGAAGGCCCCCATCACGTGGCTTTGTTTAAGGATAGTGGCAGAGAGTTTGACCTCACTAAGGAGGAGGAT CTGGCTGCTTTGAGGCATGAGATTgagctgaggatgaggaagagcgtAAAGGAGGGACAGACAGTCAGCTCTGAG ACAATTTCGTTAAGTGTCAAAGGCCCTGGCATCCAGAGGATGGTGCTTGTTGACTTACCTGGTGTCATCAGT ACGGTGACTACAGGCATGGCCACAGATACTAAGGAGACTATCTTCAGCATCAGTAGAGCCTACATGCAAAATCccaatgcaattattctctgtATTCAGG ATGGCAGTGTGGATGCAGAGAGGAGCATTGTAACTGACTTGGTCAGTCAGATGGACCCCCATGGGAAGAGGACCATCTTTGTCTTGACCAAGGTGGACTTGGCCGAGAAGAATCTGGCCAGCCCCAGCAGA ATCCAACAAATAGTGGAAGGGAAGCTGTTTCCCATGAAAGCTTTGGGCTATTTTGCTGTGGTGACAGGAAAAG GGAGCAGTGGTGAAAGCATAGATTCCATTAAAGACTACGAGGAAGACTTCTTCCAGAGCTCAAGATTACTACG AGATGGCATGTTGAAGGCCCACCAGGTGACCACGAAGAACCTGAGTCTGGCTGTTTCCGATTGCTTCTGGAAGATGGTTCGGGAGTCTGTTGAGCAGCAGGCGGATGTCTTCAAAG CGTCCCGTTTCAACCTAGAGACTGAATGGAAAAACAACTACCCTCGTTTAAGAGAGCTTGATAGG AATGAACTGTTTGAAAAAGCCAAAAATGAAATATTGGATGAAGTCATCAGTTTAAGTCAAGTCACCCCTCAACACTG GGAGTCCATCTTACAAAAGAAACTCTGGGAACGAGTTTCCACACATGTAATTGAAAACATTTACCTGCCTGCTGCCCAAACTATGGACTCTGGAACCTTTAACACCACTGTAGACATCAAGCTCAAGCAGTGGACCGACAAGCAGCTTCCACACAAGGCACTGGAG GTTGCCTGGGAGACCCTGCAAGAGGAGTTTGCCCGCTTCATGGCTGAATACAAAGGCAAAGACCAGGACGACATTTTTGACAAGCTGAAGGAGGCTGTGAAGGATGAGAGCATCAAGAGGCACAAATGGAATGAGAGGGCCATGGACAGCctg cGTGTAATTCAGCATAATGCCCTAGAAGACCGTTCCATTACAGACAAGCCCCAGTGGGATGCAGCAATCCAGTTCATGGAGGAAACTCTGCAGACACGCCTCAAAGACA CTGAGTCTGTAATCAAAGACATGGTGGGTCCAGACTGGAAGCAGAGGTGGCTGAACTGGCAGAATCGCACACCAGATCAG CATATTcgcaatgaaacaaaaaacgAGCTGGACCGTTTGCTGAAGCTGCACGATGACCACACTGCATACTTGGCCAATGATGAGGTCACCACAGTTAGAAAGAACTTGGAGGGACGAGGGGTTGAAGTTGACCCCGTTCTG ATCAAGGACACGTGGCATCAGCTGTATCGACGACACTTCCTGCAAAAGGCACTGTCCCACTGTAACCTCTGCAAGAGAGGATTTTACTATTACCAGAGACACTTTGTTGACTCTGAA TTGGAGTGCAATGATGTGGTACTGTTCTGGAGGATCCAGAGGATGCTGGTCATCACCGCCAACACACTCCGGCAGCAGCTCACCAACACTGAGG TGCGTCGGTTAGAGAAAAACGTGAAGGAGGTTTTGGATGACTTTGGAGAGGATATGGAGAGGAAGACCCAGCTCATCACCGGCCGCCGAGTTCAGCTGGCTGAAGATCTCA AGAAAGTTCGTGAGATCCAGGAGAAACTTGAAGCCTTCATAGAAGCTCTTCACAAGGAGAAATGA
- the opa1 gene encoding dynamin-like 120 kDa protein, mitochondrial isoform X6, translated as MACRNLVSTNMGVRFRIPLQKLHPLSRAIHHRYSGNTNPQRPPHRTAARYFTSMSRLPMRPPKPSPGSGRSHQQQRNFWVVRLAARLLKLRYILLGTAVGGGYTAKKTYEEWKDMLPDFSEYNWVIPDFVWELSEQIDLDKLAKALPEMEEIAKLLPDFDKIGENFTFLKSLLSSETSGDPSLKATDSSTTATQDDKQYKKSSDKEKIDQLQEELLRTQLKYQRMLERLEKENKELRKVVLQKDDKGIHQRKIKKSLIDLYSEVLDILSDYDANYNTQDHLPRVVVVGDQSAGKTSVLEMIAQARIFPRGSGEMMTRSPVKVTLSEGPHHVALFKDSGREFDLTKEEDLAALRHEIELRMRKSVKEGQTVSSETISLSVKGPGIQRMVLVDLPGVISTVTTGMATDTKETIFSISRAYMQNPNAIILCIQDGSVDAERSIVTDLVSQMDPHGKRTIFVLTKVDLAEKNLASPSRIQQIVEGKLFPMKALGYFAVVTGKGSSGESIDSIKDYEEDFFQSSRLLRDGMLKAHQVTTKNLSLAVSDCFWKMVRESVEQQADVFKASRFNLETEWKNNYPRLRELDRNELFEKAKNEILDEVISLSQVTPQHWESILQKKLWERVSTHVIENIYLPAAQTMDSGTFNTTVDIKLKQWTDKQLPHKALEVAWETLQEEFARFMAEYKGKDQDDIFDKLKEAVKDESIKRHKWNERAMDSLRVIQHNALEDRSITDKPQWDAAIQFMEETLQTRLKDTESVIKDMVGPDWKQRWLNWQNRTPDQHIRNETKNELDRLLKLHDDHTAYLANDEVTTVRKNLEGRGVEVDPVLIKDTWHQLYRRHFLQKALSHCNLCKRGFYYYQRHFVDSELECNDVVLFWRIQRMLVITANTLRQQLTNTEVRRLEKNVKEVLDDFGEDMERKTQLITGRRVQLAEDLKKVREIQEKLEAFIEALHKEK; from the exons ATGGCCTGCAGGAACCTAGTCTCCACCAACATGGGAGTGAGATTTCGAATACCACTGCAGAAGCTGCACCCTCTGTCCCGTGCCATCCACCATCGCTACTCTGGAAACACCAATCCTCAGCGACCCCCTCATCGCACGGCGGCTCGTTATTTTACCTCCATGTCACGGTTGCCCATGCGGCCACCCAAGCCTTCTCCTGGTTCAGGGCGtagccaccagcagcagcgcaaCTTTTGGGTGGTTCGCCTTGCGGCTAGGCTGCTAAAGCTCAGATATATTCTGTTGGGAACAGCAGTGGGAGGAGGGTACACAGCTAAAAAG ACATACGAGGAATGGAAAGACATGTTACCAGATTTCAGTGAATATAACTGGGTTATTCCTGACTTTGTCTGGGAACTGAGCGAACAAATTGATCTTG ATAAACTGGCTAAGGCGCTACCAGAGATGGAGGAAATTGCTAAACTGCTACCTGATTTTGACAAGATAGGAGAGAACTTCACCTTCCTCAAAAGCCTCCTCTCATCTG AAACCTCAGGTGACCCTTCACTGAAAGCCACAGACTCTTCAACTACAGCCACACAAGATGACAAGCAGTACAAAAAG TCCTCAGACAAAGAGAAGATCGACCAGCTTCAAGAGGAATTGCTCCGCACACAG CTTAAATATCAGCGCATGCTGGAGAGACTGGAGAAGGAGAATAAAGAGTTAAGGAAAGTAGTTCTGCAAAAAGACGATAAAGGGATCCACCAAAGGAAAATAAAG AAGTCGCTTATTGACCTGTATTCTGAAGTGCTGGATATCTTATCTGATTATGATGCCAACTACAACACCCAGGACCACCTTCCCAGG GTTGTTGTGGTTGGGGATCAGAGTGCTGGTAAGACAAGTGTGCTGGAGATGATAGCCCAGGCCAGGATCTTTCCTCGGGGCTCTGGAGAAATGATGACACGCTCTCCTGTCAAG gtgaCACTAAGTGAAGGCCCCCATCACGTGGCTTTGTTTAAGGATAGTGGCAGAGAGTTTGACCTCACTAAGGAGGAGGAT CTGGCTGCTTTGAGGCATGAGATTgagctgaggatgaggaagagcgtAAAGGAGGGACAGACAGTCAGCTCTGAG ACAATTTCGTTAAGTGTCAAAGGCCCTGGCATCCAGAGGATGGTGCTTGTTGACTTACCTGGTGTCATCAGT ACGGTGACTACAGGCATGGCCACAGATACTAAGGAGACTATCTTCAGCATCAGTAGAGCCTACATGCAAAATCccaatgcaattattctctgtATTCAGG ATGGCAGTGTGGATGCAGAGAGGAGCATTGTAACTGACTTGGTCAGTCAGATGGACCCCCATGGGAAGAGGACCATCTTTGTCTTGACCAAGGTGGACTTGGCCGAGAAGAATCTGGCCAGCCCCAGCAGA ATCCAACAAATAGTGGAAGGGAAGCTGTTTCCCATGAAAGCTTTGGGCTATTTTGCTGTGGTGACAGGAAAAG GGAGCAGTGGTGAAAGCATAGATTCCATTAAAGACTACGAGGAAGACTTCTTCCAGAGCTCAAGATTACTACG AGATGGCATGTTGAAGGCCCACCAGGTGACCACGAAGAACCTGAGTCTGGCTGTTTCCGATTGCTTCTGGAAGATGGTTCGGGAGTCTGTTGAGCAGCAGGCGGATGTCTTCAAAG CGTCCCGTTTCAACCTAGAGACTGAATGGAAAAACAACTACCCTCGTTTAAGAGAGCTTGATAGG AATGAACTGTTTGAAAAAGCCAAAAATGAAATATTGGATGAAGTCATCAGTTTAAGTCAAGTCACCCCTCAACACTG GGAGTCCATCTTACAAAAGAAACTCTGGGAACGAGTTTCCACACATGTAATTGAAAACATTTACCTGCCTGCTGCCCAAACTATGGACTCTGGAACCTTTAACACCACTGTAGACATCAAGCTCAAGCAGTGGACCGACAAGCAGCTTCCACACAAGGCACTGGAG GTTGCCTGGGAGACCCTGCAAGAGGAGTTTGCCCGCTTCATGGCTGAATACAAAGGCAAAGACCAGGACGACATTTTTGACAAGCTGAAGGAGGCTGTGAAGGATGAGAGCATCAAGAGGCACAAATGGAATGAGAGGGCCATGGACAGCctg cGTGTAATTCAGCATAATGCCCTAGAAGACCGTTCCATTACAGACAAGCCCCAGTGGGATGCAGCAATCCAGTTCATGGAGGAAACTCTGCAGACACGCCTCAAAGACA CTGAGTCTGTAATCAAAGACATGGTGGGTCCAGACTGGAAGCAGAGGTGGCTGAACTGGCAGAATCGCACACCAGATCAG CATATTcgcaatgaaacaaaaaacgAGCTGGACCGTTTGCTGAAGCTGCACGATGACCACACTGCATACTTGGCCAATGATGAGGTCACCACAGTTAGAAAGAACTTGGAGGGACGAGGGGTTGAAGTTGACCCCGTTCTG ATCAAGGACACGTGGCATCAGCTGTATCGACGACACTTCCTGCAAAAGGCACTGTCCCACTGTAACCTCTGCAAGAGAGGATTTTACTATTACCAGAGACACTTTGTTGACTCTGAA TTGGAGTGCAATGATGTGGTACTGTTCTGGAGGATCCAGAGGATGCTGGTCATCACCGCCAACACACTCCGGCAGCAGCTCACCAACACTGAGG TGCGTCGGTTAGAGAAAAACGTGAAGGAGGTTTTGGATGACTTTGGAGAGGATATGGAGAGGAAGACCCAGCTCATCACCGGCCGCCGAGTTCAGCTGGCTGAAGATCTCA AGAAAGTTCGTGAGATCCAGGAGAAACTTGAAGCCTTCATAGAAGCTCTTCACAAGGAGAAATGA